From Triticum aestivum cultivar Chinese Spring chromosome 4A, IWGSC CS RefSeq v2.1, whole genome shotgun sequence, a single genomic window includes:
- the LOC123087696 gene encoding uncharacterized protein: EHLPRSASASTSLAISGPYVCADLLDSLLHEIIALFNSFRDFLAFAGTCRSWRAAVSTFPSVYTFGFPPFHLKPDGPYVRPHSSGIKPILLSNCKWQLSDPSKKNLSLVCSVSENNPNTMHYLGCSYGYLIFSYEEHCLLVNVYTGTKVKPPKLPPNNRLGYLCGIGILTAPLNSPNSRLLLCSKASMFEWQVGTNSWSEHPLALDRENIYQIVFFRGDIFVIDGLMRLHTIHLTPQFSMQEVAIKLEFAPLHPWLVVCGDMLLMVDQLLSYGELNGSVDTTIKVFRLDFSVEPAEWVKLEKLENHALFVSVDRRNPTFSCMSPERWGGKSNCIYFARLSEGPDETWSAVDLGQPVLKDIVFPIYYGMVLPPDCSLLSSLWVFPNLIYGSG, translated from the coding sequence GAACACCTGCCTCGCTCAGCCTCAGCCTCTACCTCCTTGGCTATATCTGGACCTTATGTTTGTGCAGATCTCCTGGACAGCCTGCTTCATGAAATCATTGCTCTCTTTAACTCATTCCGTGACTTCCTTGCTTTCGCTGGCACTTGCCGCTCTTGGCGCGCTGCAGTCTCTACCTTTCCCTCTGTGTATACATTCGGCTTCCCGCCATTCCACTTGAAACCAGACGGTCCTTATGTTCGTCCACATAGCAGCGGTATCAAGCCCATCCTTTTGTCTAATTGCAAATGGCAGCTCAGCGATCCCAGCAAGAAAAACTTATCCCTTGTGTGTTCAGTGTCTGAAAATAATCCAAATACAATGCACTATTTGGGTTGCTCATATGGGTATCTTATCTTCTCCTACGAGGAGCACTGCCTCCTTGTCAATGTGTACACTGGTACCAAGGTGAAGCCCCCCAAACTCCCACCCAACAACAGACTTGGGTACTTATGTGGCATAGGCATCCTTACAGCTCCATTAAATTCACCCAACTCTCGCCTCCTCCTTTGCTCGAAAGCTTCCATGTTTGAGTGGCAGGTTGGAACAAACTCCTGGTCAGAGCACCCTCTTGCTCTTGATCGTGAAAACATCTATCAGATTGTGTTCTTCAGAGGTGATATCTTTGTCATAGATGGTCTTATGAGGCTCCACACTATACACTTGACGCCTCAGTTCAGCATGCAAGAAGTTGCAATTAAATTGGAGTTTGCGCCTCTTCATCCATGGTTAGTGGTCTGTGGTGACATGCTTCTCATGGTTGACCAACTGTTAAGCTATGGCGAATTGAATGGCTCAGTTGACACAACCATTAAGGTCTTCCGCCTCGACTTTTCTGTTGAACCAGCTGAGTGGGTGAAGCTGGAGAAGCTGGAAAATCATGCTCTGTTTGTTAGCGTCGATAGGAGGAATCCTACATTTTCTTGCATGAGCCCGGAAAGATGGGGAGGAAAGAGTAACTGCATTTATTTTGCCAGGCTATCTGAAGGTCCTGATGAAACTTGGTCTGCCGTCGATCTTGGTCAGCCAGTGCTAAAAGACATAGTTTTCCCCATCTACTATGGTATGGTGCTCCCTCCTGACTGCAGCCTACTAAGTAGCCTATGGGTGTTCCCCAATTTAATTTATGGTTCTGGCTAG